A single Ptiloglossa arizonensis isolate GNS036 chromosome 2, iyPtiAriz1_principal, whole genome shotgun sequence DNA region contains:
- the LOC143155364 gene encoding uncharacterized protein LOC143155364 isoform X7: MFDPQQIQQQQAAQGQQSQQQQQSQQMYVTTDKKEDKSQQQSATAEFPFYYNVNMLQKVQTNAVSTIGAITTDDKGCYRFDVQPVGYNTLLNQMSIAAATNATFKCDICGLVFGHMSLLNHHKRIHNTTPSNLQQQPQQVVVQTPTTVTVATTPERPYTCDICGACFALPGELKSHKTNMHQKPKVQICEDCGSEDPCEHHPTKIKKTIKPGHHPVKRRGVTSVTKCHKCNGTGIIFIGGKQNSQNQAEKPFHCNVCDGTFSRYSSLWSHKRLHSGDKPFKCDICGLAFAKAAYLKNHGRVHTGEKPFKCGVCGMQFSQSPHLKNHERIHSGERPYQCEVCEKTFARHSTLWNHRRIHTGEKPYKCSICGSAFNQATHLKNHAKVHTGEKPHRCDICEIGFSDRFALKRHRAIHEKYGQTARNQNANNPSNAQQPNASNQQQQQQQQPQQAQQGQQVVVVNTTTPVTVSQGQGQAVMLEEVYKCQVEEEGSDRYVLRSDSLSFD; this comes from the exons ATGTTTGACCCACAACAAATACAGCAGCAGCAAGCTGCGCAGGGTCAACAgtcgcagcagcagcaacagtctCAGCAGATGTATGTTACGACAGACAAGAAGGAGGACAAATCCCAGCAGCAATCAGCTACTGCGGAATTCCCTTTCTATTACAATGTCAACATGCTGCAGAAGGTTCAGACAAATGCAGTGAGCACAATTGGTGCGATCACTACAGACGACAAAGGTTGTTATCGTTTTGATGTACAACCTGTCGGTTATAACACGTTATTGAATCAAATGAGCATTGCGGCTGCTACAAACGCGACCTTTAAGTGTGACATTTGTGGTTTGGTATTTGGACACATGAGCTTACTAAACCATCACAAACGGATTCATAACACAACACCTAGTAATCTTCAGCAACAACCACAGCAAGTTGTTGTACAAACACCAACAACAGTTACTGTTGCAACTACACCAGAGAGACCGTATACCTGTGATATATGCGGAGCATGCTTTGCACTACCAGGAGAATTGAAGAGCCATAAAACAAATATGCATCAAAAACCAAAGGTGCAAATTTGTGAAGATTGTGGTAGTGAGGACCCCTGTGAACATCATCctactaaaattaaaaaga cTATCAAACCTGGTCATCATCCTGTGAAACGAAGGGGTGTCACTAGTGTTACCAAGTGTCACAAGTGTAATGGTACAGGAATAATTTTTATTG GTGGCAAACAGAACAGTCAAAACCAGGCAGAGAAACCATTTCATTGTAATGTGTGTGATGGAACATTCTCCCGATATTCGTCACTTTGGTCCCACAAGAGACTTCACTCAGGAGACAAACCTTTCAAGTGTGATATTTGTGGCTTAGCTTTTGCAAAag CTGCTTATCTAAAAAATCATGGACGAGTGCATACTGGTGAAAAACCATTCAAATGCGGTGTTTGTGGTATGCAGTTCTCGCAAAGTCCTCACTTAAAGAATCACGAAAGAATTCATTCTGGTGAACGTCCCTATCAGTGTGAAGTGTGTGAAAAAACATTTGCCAGACATTCAACCCTTTGGAATCATAGAAGAATCCATACCGGTGAAAAACCTTACAAATGTAGTATATGTGGTTCGGCCTTTAATCAAGCTACACATCTGAAAAATCACGCGAAAGTTCATACTGGTGAAAAACCACACAG ATGTGATATATGTGAGATCGGGTTTTCTGATCGTTTCGCATTAAAGCGTCATCGTGCAATTCACGAAAAGTACGGTCAAACTGCCCGGAATCAGAACGCGAATAATCCAAGCAACGCACAGCAACCGAACGCGAGTaatcaacagcaacaacaacaacagcagcccCAGCAAGCGCAGCAAGGTCAACAGGTTGTTGTCGTGAATACTACGACTCCTGTTACCGTGAGCCAAGGTCAAGGGCAAGCGGTAATGCTCGAAGAAGTCTACAAGTGTCAG GTCGAAGAGGAGGGCTCTGACCGTTACGTTTTACGAAGCGACTCACTTTCGTTCGATTAG